A genome region from Sporosarcina sp. ANT_H38 includes the following:
- a CDS encoding aspartate aminotransferase family protein: MQNEISKKQDWTHMVDSIGNFLAPSMAKDHPNLPVVKAEGCYYYGADGKRYLDFTSGIAVENVGHRHPKVVQAIKDSADHLIHGPSGVIIYESILRLAAELQKILPPKLDNFFFANSGTEAIEGALKLAKYVTKRPYIVSFTGCFHGRSIGALSVTTSKSKYRKHLQPSWLTYQLPYALPEYLPTDADPDVYFAEKLERDAELLFNHQVDPEEVACMIIEPIMGEGGYIIPPASWLKKIREICDRHGILLIFDEVQTGFGRTGNWFAAQTFDVKPDIMAIAKGIAAGLPLSATVASKELMEQWPLGSHGTTFGGNPIACSAALASLEVIQEEKLLENTQEMGAYALARLLEMKEQFPIIRDVRGVGLMIGIELGDPQTGKPSGQTVMEVLDYSLENGVLFYLCGNSGEVIRMIPPLTINKEQIDVGLAVLIAALETYSN, from the coding sequence ATGCAAAATGAAATTAGTAAAAAGCAAGATTGGACACATATGGTGGATTCTATCGGAAACTTTCTAGCACCTAGTATGGCGAAAGATCATCCGAATTTGCCTGTTGTAAAAGCTGAAGGTTGTTATTACTACGGGGCGGACGGCAAAAGATATTTAGACTTCACTTCGGGTATCGCGGTTGAAAACGTTGGCCATCGTCATCCTAAAGTGGTGCAGGCAATAAAAGACAGTGCAGATCATCTTATTCACGGTCCCTCAGGTGTCATCATCTATGAATCCATTTTGAGGTTGGCAGCTGAGCTACAGAAAATCCTCCCACCGAAACTGGATAATTTCTTCTTCGCGAACAGTGGAACAGAGGCAATTGAAGGTGCGTTGAAACTCGCTAAATATGTAACGAAGAGACCGTATATCGTCTCATTCACAGGTTGCTTCCACGGCAGATCGATTGGAGCACTTAGTGTCACAACATCTAAAAGTAAATATAGAAAGCATCTACAGCCCTCTTGGCTAACTTATCAACTCCCTTACGCTCTACCAGAATACTTGCCGACGGATGCTGATCCAGATGTTTATTTTGCTGAAAAGCTTGAACGTGATGCAGAGCTACTATTTAACCATCAAGTGGATCCGGAAGAGGTTGCATGTATGATCATTGAGCCGATTATGGGAGAGGGAGGCTATATCATACCACCCGCATCTTGGCTTAAAAAAATCAGAGAAATTTGTGACCGACATGGCATCCTTCTCATATTTGATGAAGTACAAACCGGTTTCGGACGTACTGGTAATTGGTTTGCGGCTCAAACATTCGATGTAAAACCGGATATCATGGCGATTGCGAAAGGAATTGCTGCAGGACTTCCTCTTAGCGCAACTGTTGCTTCCAAAGAACTGATGGAACAATGGCCACTCGGTTCCCACGGGACAACATTTGGTGGAAACCCAATTGCCTGTTCCGCCGCTCTTGCTTCATTGGAAGTAATACAGGAGGAAAAGCTACTTGAAAACACGCAAGAGATGGGCGCATATGCGTTGGCCCGACTGCTGGAAATGAAAGAGCAATTCCCTATCATTCGGGATGTCAGAGGTGTGGGACTGATGATTGGCATCGAACTGGGGGATCCGCAAACTGGAAAACCTTCTGGTCAGACCGTCATGGAAGTACTTGATTATAGTCTTGAAAATGGAGTGCTCTTTTATTTATGTGGAAATTCAGGGGAAGTCATTCGAATGATTCCACCGCTTACAATTAATAAAGAGCAGATTGATGTTGGACTCGCTGTGTTAATAGCAGCTCTTGAAACCTACTCAAACTAA
- a CDS encoding nucleotidyltransferase domain-containing protein encodes MLSKQLENTIIEVLNEHVDPSFILLFGSYVKGLAREDSDIDIAYFSETTLTNYERFLVAGDLAEKCQIDVDLVDIKQVDTVFAVQIFSTGVLMDCADENEYIKQRMKAYSMYVTLNEQRIEILQGIEERGSIFGE; translated from the coding sequence GTGCTATCTAAACAACTGGAAAACACAATTATAGAAGTGTTGAACGAACACGTAGATCCATCCTTTATTCTATTATTTGGCTCTTATGTTAAGGGGCTTGCACGTGAAGACAGCGATATAGATATTGCGTACTTTTCAGAAACCACTTTAACGAATTATGAGCGTTTTTTAGTAGCTGGAGATTTAGCTGAGAAATGTCAGATTGATGTGGATTTAGTGGATATTAAGCAAGTTGATACAGTATTTGCGGTACAAATTTTTTCTACGGGAGTCCTTATGGATTGTGCCGATGAAAATGAATATATTAAACAGCGAATGAAGGCATACTCTATGTATGTGACATTGAATGAACAACGGATTGAAATCCTTCAAGGAATTGAAGAAAGAGGGAGTATTTTTGGTGAATAA
- a CDS encoding YjiH family protein: MSVVYKRDTVKSNNNAWKFLVPSIIGVLLFLTPVKVNGEITIGVGVLASALLKTFGDWIPQFILFLLGVSVLLTVVTITLKPGFIMKNQFLKGVFHVGAFGIIMRFIGLAVGIMAYFEIGPEFISSRNTGGVVLYDLAPVLLTWFLFAGILLPLLVEFGLMEFVGSLVEKVMRPLFTLPGRSSIDTMASWMGAGTVGVLVTMKQYDEGYYTKREAAVIATTFSIASVAFSLVIANVVGLGHLFIEFYLTISFASVIAALIMPRIPPLSRKPDTYHEPIGQRIDESQPEGVSKLQWGWIKALEKANTAKSPKKLVQDGVETVLDIWLGLIPLVMSLGAIALIVAEYTPIFNIISYPIVPILELMQLPEAAKAAPTMLVGFADMFLPAVIASGIEAEITRFVVAALSLTQLVYMSEIGILILRSNIPVTFLELFIIFIQRTIITLPIIVLIAHFFVF; encoded by the coding sequence ATGTCAGTTGTTTACAAAAGGGATACTGTTAAATCGAACAACAATGCTTGGAAATTCTTAGTACCATCTATAATTGGTGTTCTTCTATTTCTAACGCCCGTAAAAGTGAACGGCGAGATTACAATAGGTGTGGGTGTCTTGGCATCTGCTCTATTAAAGACATTTGGAGACTGGATTCCGCAATTTATTTTGTTTTTGTTAGGGGTCTCAGTTCTATTGACTGTAGTGACCATTACGCTAAAACCCGGATTTATAATGAAAAACCAGTTCCTGAAGGGTGTATTCCATGTAGGCGCATTCGGAATTATCATGCGCTTCATAGGGCTTGCCGTCGGGATTATGGCATACTTTGAAATCGGTCCTGAATTCATCTCATCACGGAATACAGGAGGAGTTGTACTTTACGACCTGGCTCCTGTCCTGCTAACATGGTTTCTATTTGCGGGAATCCTTCTTCCACTTCTAGTCGAATTCGGATTAATGGAATTTGTCGGATCCTTAGTTGAAAAAGTGATGCGCCCCCTCTTTACATTGCCGGGACGCTCTTCTATTGACACTATGGCTTCTTGGATGGGTGCGGGAACCGTCGGTGTTCTTGTAACAATGAAACAATATGACGAGGGCTATTACACAAAACGTGAAGCCGCAGTCATTGCGACAACATTTTCAATTGCTTCTGTTGCGTTTTCACTTGTAATTGCAAACGTAGTCGGATTGGGGCACTTATTTATAGAATTTTACCTTACTATATCGTTTGCAAGTGTGATTGCAGCATTAATCATGCCACGGATTCCTCCATTATCGCGTAAACCTGATACCTATCACGAACCGATTGGTCAAAGAATTGATGAATCCCAGCCAGAAGGCGTTTCAAAACTTCAATGGGGCTGGATAAAAGCATTAGAAAAAGCGAACACCGCTAAAAGTCCAAAAAAATTGGTTCAAGATGGTGTAGAAACGGTACTGGATATTTGGCTTGGCCTCATTCCACTTGTTATGAGCTTGGGAGCAATCGCCCTTATAGTGGCTGAATATACACCTATATTCAACATTATTTCATATCCAATAGTGCCAATATTGGAACTCATGCAACTACCTGAAGCTGCAAAAGCTGCCCCAACAATGCTTGTCGGTTTCGCAGATATGTTTTTACCTGCAGTCATCGCAAGTGGCATTGAGGCTGAAATTACGAGATTCGTAGTCGCCGCCCTTTCACTGACGCAACTTGTCTATATGTCAGAAATCGGGATTTTGATTTTGCGCTCAAATATTCCGGTCACTTTCCTTGAACTGTTCATTATCTTTATCCAGCGTACAATTATTACGCTTCCTATCATTGTACTTATCGCTCATTTCTTTGTATTTTAA
- a CDS encoding DUF86 domain-containing protein, whose protein sequence is MNNEVILNKVMTIERCVKRINEVYNQDPSNLKEFTKQDSIILNIQRACEASIDLAMHLVSEKKLGLPKASREAFRLLEEDGIIGASLAKTLMNMVGFRNIAVHDYQAIQLDILQAILDNHLSDFTAFTKILLRMK, encoded by the coding sequence GTGAATAATGAAGTAATCTTAAATAAAGTGATGACAATTGAGCGTTGTGTGAAGAGAATCAATGAAGTTTATAATCAGGATCCAAGCAATTTGAAAGAATTCACTAAACAGGATAGTATCATTTTAAACATTCAGCGTGCTTGTGAGGCAAGTATTGATTTAGCGATGCATCTCGTCAGTGAGAAAAAATTAGGCTTGCCTAAAGCCAGTCGAGAGGCTTTTCGCTTATTAGAGGAAGATGGAATCATTGGCGCATCATTAGCAAAAACATTGATGAATATGGTCGGGTTTCGAAATATTGCCGTGCATGATTATCAAGCCATCCAGCTCGATATTTTGCAGGCCATTTTAGATAATCACCTAAGTGATTTCACAGCATTTACAAAAATACTATTACGTATGAAATAA
- a CDS encoding sigma 54-interacting transcriptional regulator, with protein sequence MAKFHLTPNSVQEIIDTYDEDVIVTNREGIIIKATRISGQYYGMQPEELIGKSVYDLQSADIFSPAITPMVLEQKKKVILIQQTPSGAKVLITGIPFFNEHGEIEYVISYSYNVSELLVIQEYMKDLEFEMSKVQEELSLLRKQSLTIDGLVIESKEIVEAFEIVYRVAPLDVSVVLEGERGTGKTTMAKVIHTNSSRKNGPFIEFDCATIPISMFEKELFGEITGTTQDSTISPGSLSIAGGGTLYLKKIDRLPIHLQNKLLKTLKDGSFKPVGSEKSYPLDVRLISSTETDLYEASQSNDFIEELYFLLTIIPIHLEPIRMRKEDLCSLISNHLHHFSKKYKTTKLLSDSAFKLLLKVEWKGNIHELRNVMERIVVQSTQSTIGIDDLPPEYRLQGDDGLTDFDLDGQTLPSILEHVEMKVLESARHRYKTTTAMARILGISQPSVVRKLKKYTSPDD encoded by the coding sequence ATGGCGAAATTCCATTTAACACCTAACTCTGTACAAGAAATAATCGATACGTATGATGAGGATGTCATTGTTACAAATCGGGAAGGAATTATTATTAAGGCTACACGGATAAGCGGTCAGTATTACGGCATGCAGCCTGAAGAGCTCATTGGAAAATCCGTCTATGATTTGCAATCTGCGGATATCTTTTCTCCCGCTATCACGCCAATGGTTCTTGAACAAAAAAAGAAAGTGATTCTAATACAACAAACGCCTTCAGGAGCAAAAGTACTTATTACTGGGATACCTTTTTTCAATGAACACGGAGAAATTGAATATGTTATTAGCTATTCCTATAACGTTTCGGAATTGCTTGTCATCCAGGAGTATATGAAAGACTTGGAGTTCGAAATGTCAAAAGTACAGGAAGAGCTTAGCTTATTGAGAAAACAATCTCTGACGATAGATGGGCTTGTCATTGAAAGTAAAGAGATCGTAGAAGCGTTTGAAATAGTTTATAGAGTTGCGCCGCTTGATGTTTCCGTAGTGCTAGAAGGCGAACGCGGAACCGGTAAAACGACTATGGCAAAAGTGATACATACGAATAGTTCACGTAAAAATGGTCCATTCATCGAGTTCGACTGTGCAACGATTCCGATTTCAATGTTTGAAAAAGAACTATTTGGCGAAATAACAGGCACTACACAGGATTCAACTATATCTCCTGGTAGCTTATCAATCGCGGGTGGCGGAACGCTCTATTTGAAAAAAATTGATAGATTGCCTATCCATTTGCAAAATAAACTATTAAAAACTTTAAAAGATGGTAGTTTTAAGCCTGTTGGTAGTGAAAAGTCCTACCCACTTGACGTCCGCTTAATTTCTTCTACTGAAACGGATTTGTATGAAGCATCGCAAAGCAACGATTTTATTGAAGAATTATATTTCCTATTAACTATTATCCCTATCCATTTAGAGCCTATACGAATGAGAAAAGAGGATTTGTGCTCCCTCATTTCGAATCATCTCCATCATTTTTCAAAAAAATACAAAACAACTAAACTACTCTCTGACAGCGCTTTCAAACTATTGTTAAAAGTGGAATGGAAAGGTAATATTCATGAACTTCGTAACGTTATGGAACGGATTGTCGTTCAAAGTACACAAAGTACGATTGGCATTGATGATCTACCACCGGAATACCGGTTGCAGGGTGATGATGGACTGACAGATTTCGATTTAGATGGACAAACGCTACCGAGTATATTGGAGCATGTAGAAATGAAAGTATTGGAAAGTGCACGTCATCGATATAAAACAACAACTGCAATGGCAAGAATTCTTGGCATAAGCCAACCTTCCGTCGTGAGGAAGTTAAAGAAATATACTTCTCCAGATGATTGA